In Oryza brachyantha chromosome 2, ObraRS2, whole genome shotgun sequence, a single window of DNA contains:
- the LOC102716656 gene encoding calcium-dependent protein kinase 5, whose protein sequence is MGNTCGITLRSKYFASFRGASHRHEAEYAPVATNAAAADHDSPHGKKAPGGAAGPPRAASMKRGVPAPAELTANVLGHPTPSLSEHYALGRKLGQGQFGTTYLCTDLATGVDYACKSIAKRKLITKEDVEDVRREIQIMHHLAGHRNVVAIKGAYEDQQYVHIVMELCAGGELFDRIIQRGQFSERKAAELTRIIVGVIEACHSLGVIHRDLKPENFLLANKDDDLSLKAIDFGLSVFFKPGQIFTDVVGSPYYVAPEVLRKSYGPEADVWTAGVILYILLSGVPPFWAETQQGIFDAVLKGVIDFESDPWPVISDSAKDLIRRMLNPRPKERLTAHEVLCHPWICDHGVAPDRPLDPAILSRIKQFSAMNKLKKMALRVIAESLSEEEIAGLKEMFKAMDTDNSGAITYDELKEGMRKYGSTLKDTEIRDLMDAADVDNSGTIDYIEFIAATLHLNKLEREEHLVAAFSYFDKDGSGYITVDELQQACKEHNMPDAFLDDVIKEADQDNDGRIDYGEFVAMMTKGNMGVGRRTMRNSLNISMR, encoded by the exons ATGGGGAACACGTGCGGCATCACGCTTAGATCCAAGTACTTCGCCAGCTTCCGCGGCGCGTCGCACCGGCATGAGGCGGAGTACGCGCCCGTCGCcaccaacgccgccgccgcggaccaCGACTCCCCGCACGGGAAGAAGGCcccgggcggcgcggcggggccgCCGCGCGCAGCGTCGATGAAGCGCGGGGTGCCCGCCCCCGCAGAGCTGACGGCCAACGTGCTCGGCCACCCGACCCCGAGCCTCAGCGAGCACTACGCGCTCGGGCGCAAGCTCGGGCAGGGGCAGTTCGGCACCACCTACCTCTGCACCGACCTCGCCACCGGGGTGGACTACGCCTGCAAGTCCATAGCCAAGCGCAAGCTCATCACCAAGGAGGACGTCGAGGACGTCCGCCGCGAGATCCAGATCATGCACCACCTCGCGGGCCACCGGAACGTCGTCGCCATCAAGGGCGCCTACGAGGACCAGCAATACGTCCACATTGTGATGGAGCTCTGCGCCGGGGGCGAGCTGTTCGACCGCATCATACAGCGCGGGCAGTTCAGCGAGCGCAAAGCAGCCGAGCTTACGCGAATCATTGTTGGTGTTATCGAGGCGTGCCACTCGCTCGGGGTTATTCATAGGGATCTCAAACCTGAGAACTTCTTGCTGGCGAATAAAGACGATGATTTGTCACTCAAGGCCATCGATTTCGGTTTATCTGTGTTCTTCAAGCCTG GTCAAATTTTTACTGATGTTGTTGGAAGCCCATATTACGTCGCACCAGAAGTGCTGCGTAAATCTTACGGACCAGAAGCTGATGTTTGGACAGCTGGTGTGATTCTTTACATACTATTAAGTGGTGTACCACCGTTTTGGGCAG AGACACAGCAAGGGATATTTGATGCAGTGTTAAAAGGTGTAATTGATTTTGAATCTGATCCCTGGCCTGTGATTTCTGATAGTGCTAAGGATCTTATAAGAAGAATGTTGAATCCTCGCCCCAAGGAGCGACTAACAGCTCATGAAGTCCTAT GTCATCCGTGGATTTGTGACCATGGAGTCGCTCCTGATCGACCTCTTGATCCTGCCATACTTTCTCGCATTAAGCAGTTTTCAGCAATGAATAAGTTAAAGAAGATGGCTTTACGA GTAATTGCTGAAAGCCTTTCAGAGGAAGAGATTGCAGGACTGAAGGAAATGTTCAAGGCAATGGACACAGATAATAGTGGTGCAATTACATATGATGAACTCAAAGAAGGCATGAGGAAATACGGCTCAACACTAAAGGATACtgaaattcgtgatcttatgGACGCG GCGGATGTGGACAATAGTGGAACCATTGATTATATAGAGTTCATTGCGGCTACTTTGCATCTCAATAAACTAGAGAGAGAGGAACATCTAGTGGCAGCATTTTCTTATTTCGACAAAGATGGCAGTGGTTATATTACAGTGGATGAGCTTCAGCAAGCTTGCAAAGAGCATAACATGCCAGATGCTTTTCTTGACGACGTCATTAAAGAAGCTGATCAGGATAAT GATGGTCGCATTGACTATGGGGAATTCGTTGCCATGATGACAAAGGGCAATATGGGTGTTGGGAGGAGAACGATGAGAAACAGCTTGAATATAAGCATGAGATGA
- the LOC121053582 gene encoding RING-H2 finger protein ATL80-like, whose protein sequence is MARMLLEAASGSVEDSLNSDLIVILAGLLCALVCVLGLGLVARCACSRRWARGAGTAPGSAAANAAAANKGVKKEVLRSLPTITYITDGEAEECAICLVEFEDGETVRVLPQCDHRFHAACIDTWLRAHSSCPSCRRVLVATEMPPGERCGRCGARSGGIRALWSWKAPAACDAEGPASFLA, encoded by the coding sequence ATGGCGAGAATGCTCCTTGAGGCGGCCTCCGGCTCGGTGGAGGACTCCCTCAACTCGGACCTGATCGTCATCCTCGCCGGCTTGCTCTGCGCGCTCGTCTGCGtcctcggcctcggcctcgtcgcccggtGCGCGTGCTCGCGGCGCTGGGCACGGGGCGCCGGGACAGCGcccggctccgccgccgccaacgccgccgcggcgaacAAGGGCGTCAAGAAGGAGGTGCTCCGCTCGCTGCCGACCATCACCTACATCACCgacggggaggcggaggagtgCGCCATCTGCCTCGTGGAGTTCGAGGACGGCGAGACCGTGCGCGTGCTGCCGCAGTGCGACCACCGCTTCCACGCCGCCTGCATCGACACGTGGCTGCGCGCGCACTCGTCGTGCCCGTCGTGCCGCCGCGTGCTGGTCGCCACCGAGATGCCCCCCGGCGAGCGGTGCGGCCGCTGCGGCGCGCGCTCCGGCGGCATCAGGGCGCTCTGGAGCTGGAaggcgccggcggcctgcGACGCCGAGGGGCCAGCGTCGTTCTTGGCGTAG
- the LOC102716934 gene encoding uncharacterized protein At4g15970-like yields the protein MARPLPNQARGQPSATSLRHLPGHSKPSPRLSAPALRKAAAVLLLAAAVALPCAMLYRAAVLNAVQTVQVGWDRSPWWERDQPPPAVMVPEEDGDGDPVAADDLDSGDLKLEQVLQEASMDNKTIILTTLNAAWAYPGSVIDLFINSFRRGVRTSSLLRHLVIITFDGKAYKRCMKIHTYCFALPTEDVDFSQEKRFQTSGYLEMMWKRLDFLRLVLEKGYSFIFSDADVMWFRNPFPHFYPDGDFQIACDHYVGNATDLGNIANGGFNYVRSNNQSIEFYKFWYSSRLRYPGYHDQDVFNFIKHDPYITDIGLKIKFLSTTYFGGICEPSRDLNNVCTMHVNCCIGLQSKLHDLRIMMEDWSNYMSMPPSLKRFAAFSWRVPQNCSLSLLNQ from the exons ATGGCGAGGCCGTTGCCGAACCAAGCACGGGGACAGCCgtccgccacctccctccgtCACCTCCCCGGGCACTCGAAGCCGTCGCCGAGGCTGTCCGCGCCGGCTCTCCGGAAGGCCGCGGCGGTGCTCCTCCTCGCTGCGGCCGTGGCGCTGCCCTGTGCCATGCTGTACCGCGCCGCGGTGTTGAATGCGGTTCAGACGGTGCAGGTGGGCTGGGATCGCAGTCCGTGGTGGGAGCGGGACCAGCCGCCCCCTGCCGTTATGGTTcccgaggaggacggcgacggcgatcccGTTGCTGCCGACGATCTG GACAGTGGCGACCTCAAACTTGAGCAAGTTCTGCAGGAGGCCTCTATGGATAATAAGACCATTATATTGACCACGCTTAATGCTGCATGGGCTTATCCAGGCTCAGTCATTGATCTTTTTATCAACAGTTTTCGCCGTGGTGTTAGGACTAGTTCACTTTTGAGACATCTTGTGATAATAACATTTGATGGGAAGGCTTACAAAAGATGTATGAAGATCCACACATACTGCTTCGCTCTTCCAACTGAGGATGTGGATTTTTCTCAGGAGAAGAGGTTTCAGACTTCTGGGTATCTGGAGATGATGTGGAAAAGGTTGGATTTCTTGCGGCTAGTTCTCGAAAAAGGTTACAGCTTCATTTTCTCG GATGCAGACGTCATGTGGTTCCGCAATCCTTTTCCACATTTCTACCCTGATGGAGATTTTCAGATTGCATGTGATCACTATGTAGGCAATGCAACTGACTTGGGAAACATAGCTAACGGAGGATTTAACTATGTGAGGTCGAACAATCAAAGCATAGAGTTCTACAAGTTTTGGTATTCTTCACGACTGAGATATCCTGGCTATCATGATCAGGATGTGTTTAACTTTATAAAGCACGATCCTTATATTACAGATATTGGACTGAAAATTAAGTTCCTAAGCACTACATACTTTGGTGGCATTTGTGAACCTAGCAGAGATTTAAACAACGTTTGCACTATGCATGTAAACTGTTGTATTGGGTTACAGAGCAAACTTCATGATCTAAGAATCATGATGGAAGACTGGAGCAATTATATGTCTATGCCACCAAGCTTAAAAAGATTTGCGGCATTCTCATGGAGGGTACCACAAAATTGCAG TCTTTCATTACTTAACCAGTGA
- the LOC102720683 gene encoding uncharacterized protein LOC102720683: MDGLPAELCLKIFHLLDHRSLASAPRVCRKWNTLASDDELWRRLFKDRWGADAAAFYGPEPEGSKTWKDVFIVQNRCDRYGLGVKIVREGSDYYLIYQGEIQRYLGSRQHVSCDSKKDADARAQSAEDEQRQISDRILFFVGDLEAACADAKRVKV; this comes from the exons ATGGATGGTCTGCCTGCGGAGCTGTGCCTCAAGATCTTCCACCTTCTGGATCACCGGTCTCTCGCCTCTGCTCCCCGAG TTTGCAGGAAGTGGAACACGTTGGCCTCCGATGACGAGCTGTGGCGCAGGCTGTTCAAGGACAGATGGGGAGCGGATGCTGCAGCGTTCTACGGTCCGGAGCCGGAGGGCTCCAAGACATGGAAGGACGTCTTCATTGTGCAGAACCGATGCGACCGATATGGACT GGGTGTCAAGATCGTCAGAGAAGGAAGCGACTATTACCTGATATACCAGGGCGAGATTCAGAGGTACCTGGGGTCCAGGCAGCATGTAAGCTGCGATAGCAAGAAGGACGCGGATGCTCGTGCGCAGAGTGCCGAGGACGAGCAGCGGCAGATATCCGATCGGATCTTGTTCTTCGTTGGAGACTTGGAGGCTGCGTGCGCAGATGCCAAACGTGTGAAGGTGTGA
- the LOC102717216 gene encoding MYG1 protein C694.04c, protein MLAAWRLSQRAVNFVPPRVRSQTLNPLPMAAAAAAASPKRLRVYSSVAGDGVDSANGAGSGRRVGTHNGSFHCDEALGCYLIRLTSQFAGADVVRTRDPQILDTLDAVLDVGGVYDPSRHHYDHHQKGFNEVFGHGFNTKLSSAGLVYKHFGKEIIAKELEVSEDHEDVHRLYLAIYKSFVEALDAIDNGINQYDTDQPPKYVNNTHLSSRVGRLNPDWTDPDQSPEKENAAFQQAMMLAGSEFMESVRFHVKSWLPARSIVLECLLSRGKVDPSEEIMVLDRFCPWKLHLFELEEEMKIDPLTKYVLYQDERSKGWRVQAVSVAPDRFESRKPLPEKWRGLRDDELSNDIGIPGCVFVHMSGFIGGNKTYEGALEMARAALKC, encoded by the exons ATGCTTGCCGCCTGGAGGCTGTCGCAGCGAGCCGTCAACTTCGTTCCCCCCCGCGTGCGATcccaaaccctaaaccctctccccatggccgccgccgccgccgccgcgtcgcccaaGCGCTTGAGGGTCTACTCgtccgtcgccggcgatggtGTCGACTCCGCCAACGGCGCGGGGAGCGGCAGGCGCGTGGGGACGCACAACGGCAGCTTCCACTGCGACGAGGCGCTCGGCTGCTACCTCATCCGCCTCACCTCTCagttcgccggcgccgacgtcgtCCGCACCCGCGACCCTCAG ATCCTTGATACTCTGGATGCTGTGCTTGATGTTGGTGGTGTCTATGATCCCAGCCGACATCACTATGATCATCACCAAAAGGGCTTTAATGAGGTCTTTGGTCATGGCTTTAACACAAAACTTAGCAGTGCTGGGCTTGTTTACAAG CACTTTGGAAAAGAGATAATTGCAAAGGAGCTTGAAGTTAGTGAAGACCATGAAGATGTTCACCGGCTGTATCTTGCAATATATAAAAGCTTCGTTGAG GCACTTGATGCAATCGACAATGGAATCAATCAATATGACACAGACCAACCCCCAAAGTATGTGAACAATACACACTTGTCCTCACGTGTTGGGCGTCTTAATCCAGATTGGACCGATCCAGACCAGTCACCTGAGAAGGAGAATGCAGCGTTTCAACAGGCAATGATGCTTGCTGGAAGTGAATTTATGGAG AGTGTTCGCTTTCATGTTAAGTCATGGTTACCTGCAAGATCTATTGTCTTGGAGTGTTTGTTGTCAAGAGGAAAGGTTGATCCAAGTGAAGAAATCATGGTTTTGGATAGATTCTGCCCT TGGAAACTCCATCTGTTTGAGCTTGAAGAGGAGATGAAGATTGATCCCCTCACGAAGTATGTACTGTATCAG GATGAGAGGAGCAAAGGTTGGAGAGTACAAGCTGTTTCCGTTGCTCCGGATAGATTCGAGAGCCGAAAGCCTCTGCCAGAAAAATGGAGGGGCTTGAGAGATGATGAGCTGTCGAACGATATTGGCATTCCTGGATGTGTTTTTGTTCATATGAGCGGCTTCATTGGTGGCAACAAGACGTATGAGGGAGCGTTGGAAATGGCAAGAGCTGCTCTCAAATGTTGA
- the LOC102717495 gene encoding FCS-Like Zinc finger 2-like, giving the protein MGRGGHAHFLDACFLCRKRLAGNRDIFMYRGDTPFCSEECRQEQMEADAAAERREKAGAGKLTRGASSRREVEGPQERSNVRAGSILAL; this is encoded by the exons ATGGGGAGAGGAGGACACGCCCATTTCCTGGACGCGTGCTTCCTCTGCCGGAAGCGCCTCGCCGGCAACCGCGACATCTTCATGTACAG AGGGGACACGCCGTTCTGCAGCGAGGAGTGCAGGCAGGAGCAGATGgaggcggacgcggcggcggagaggagggagaaagCCGGCGCCGGGAagctgacacgtggggcctCCTCACGCAGGGAGGTGGAGGGCCCGCAGGAGCGGAGCAACGTCCGGGCCGGGTCTATTCTAGCCCTATGA
- the LOC102717771 gene encoding uncharacterized protein LOC102717771, translating into MDFTSSYFHAFGNPDFAAVFSGGSAQAVRPGTSGVKAVNVSKGSATARQAAPSVFSVQDAEVEEAHHFLDECTLCRKVLAGDIFMYRGDTPFCSEECRREQIEMDRTRHRRKKQQHSPTAQAQAAAHRSERAPQRQLQPQR; encoded by the exons ATGGACTTCACCTCGTCCTACTTCCACGCCTTCGGCAACCCCGACTTCGCAGCGGTTTtctccggcggcagcgcgcaGGCCGTCCGGCCGGGCACCAGCGGCGTGAAGGCGGTGAATGTTAGCAagggctcggcgacggcgaggcaggcCGCCCCGTCGGTGTTCTCCGTCCAGGacgcggaggtggaggaggcgcaCCACTTCCTCGACGAATGCACCCTATGTCGCAAggtcctcgccggcgacatCTTCATGTACAG AGGGGACACGCCGTTCTGCAGCGAGGAGTGCAGGAGGGAGCAGATCGAGATGGACAGGACCAGGCACCGgaggaagaagcagcagcactcCCCCacggcgcaggcgcaggcggcggcgcaccgaTCAGAGCGCGCGCCCCAGCGTCAGCTGCAGCCACAGAGGTAG
- the LOC107303546 gene encoding FCS-Like Zinc finger 1-like, with translation MEDYFYFPAALETVCNLESGSPSVILRPTVSGRDVGGGGELRRHHYLDACFRCRRMLAGNEDIFMYRGDTPFCSEDCRQRQIDADDASEMKKKKRPKQPPAARGEQPRRQRRSPRGVPVWAR, from the exons ATGGAGGATTACTTCTACTTCCCTGCTGCCCTGGAGACAGTTTGCAACCTCGAGTCAGGCTCGCCGTCGGTGATTCTCCGACCCACAGTGTCCGGCCgtgacgtcggcggcggcggcgagctccggcgCCACCACTACCTCGACGCCTGCTTCCGTTGCAGGCGGATGCTTGCCGGGAACGAGGACATCTTCATGTACAG GGGCGACACCCCGTTCTGCAGCGAGGACTGCAGGCAGCGGCAGATCGATGCCGACGATGCGTCggagatgaagaagaagaagagaccGAAGCAGCCGCCCGCCGCGAGGGGGGAGCAGccccggcggcagcggcggagccCGCGCGGCGTCCCGGTATGGGCCCGGTAG